In Campylobacter sp. VBCF_01 NA2, one DNA window encodes the following:
- the ileS gene encoding isoleucine--tRNA ligase — protein MDYKETLFLPTTDFPMRGSLPANEPARFSSWYNERAIYEKMKAKRKNAGVSFNIHDGPPYANGHLHIGHALNKFLKDIITKTHYFFGENIRYVPGWDCHGLPIEQQVEIKMGDAKKSATKHEIRELCRAHAKDFIDIQRDEFKSLGVIGDWENPYLTLKFNFEAEIYKTLCNIAKKGILIERSKPVFWSWAAKSALAEAEVEYKDKEDYSIYVAFDLSDEANAKIGAKGAKAVIWTTTPWTLPANGAISLNPNETYVLTAENFILAKPLLENLIGAGITNGEILKEFSSKELENLYAINPLNDRSSKFILGEHVLMDGGTGLVHTAPGHGEDDYFVGLKYSIEVLMPVDEAGCFDETLRAKGLFRAGVVDEMVGMHIFKANEKIVEILGDAVVKVGKFTHSYPHCWRTHKPVIYRATKQWFIAMDKEFSGGKTLRQIALSEIKKIKFYPATGENRLTAMIENRPDWCISRQRDWGVPIAFFRDRGTKEPIFDEKIMDHLYEIFKAKGADAWWDSEICDLLPQGSGYNPENLEKVTDILDVWFDSGSTWNAVLKSGEYDAGAFPADMYLEGSDQHRGWFQSSLLLSCAVNEFAPYKSVLTHGFTVDEKGQKMSKSVGNIVLPQKVAKEYGVEIMRLWVALSDYSTDLKISENILKQVSEQYRKIRNTIRFLLANVSDLEELETSNFTTLDKWILTRAVRTFGAVEDSFREYDFSKGFNQLLNFLSADLSGIYLDIIKDRLYCDHIDEPRRRSAQSALVLITRALLPLIAPTLTYTIDEVMQYAPSIVKNGKEDAFDLIYAPIEFSDFVEYDEILEQSREKFFEIIDALKKDKIIKSTLELALQTSSNEILSYDILGVSDWFMVSDVTSLDGNSDNALAEFRIGDEIFRLVKSDKFKCPRCWKFSAKEQDCLCPRCAKVLNA, from the coding sequence ATGGATTACAAAGAAACACTTTTTCTCCCTACTACGGACTTCCCTATGCGAGGCTCACTCCCAGCGAACGAACCAGCGCGATTTTCTAGCTGGTATAACGAGCGAGCAATTTATGAAAAAATGAAAGCCAAACGCAAAAACGCGGGCGTCAGCTTTAATATCCACGACGGCCCACCTTATGCCAACGGACACCTGCATATCGGTCATGCGCTGAATAAATTTTTAAAAGACATTATCACTAAAACCCACTATTTTTTCGGTGAAAATATCCGCTATGTCCCAGGCTGGGACTGCCACGGCTTGCCGATTGAGCAACAAGTAGAAATCAAAATGGGCGACGCGAAAAAATCAGCTACCAAGCACGAAATCCGTGAGCTTTGTCGCGCACACGCGAAAGATTTTATTGATATCCAAAGAGATGAATTTAAAAGCCTTGGCGTAATTGGGGATTGGGAAAATCCATATTTGACACTGAAATTTAACTTCGAAGCTGAAATTTACAAAACCCTTTGCAATATCGCTAAAAAGGGTATTTTAATCGAGCGCAGTAAGCCTGTATTTTGGAGCTGGGCGGCAAAAAGCGCGCTAGCTGAGGCAGAGGTCGAGTATAAGGACAAAGAGGATTATTCGATTTATGTGGCTTTCGATTTAAGCGATGAAGCAAACGCCAAAATCGGCGCAAAAGGCGCAAAAGCCGTGATTTGGACGACTACGCCTTGGACGCTTCCAGCAAACGGCGCAATCAGCCTAAATCCAAACGAAACCTATGTCCTAACAGCCGAAAATTTCATACTTGCAAAACCGCTTTTAGAAAATTTAATCGGCGCAGGTATCACAAATGGCGAAATTTTAAAAGAATTTAGCTCAAAAGAGCTAGAAAATTTATACGCAATCAACCCGCTAAATGATAGAAGCTCAAAATTTATCCTAGGCGAACATGTCTTAATGGACGGCGGAACAGGCTTAGTCCATACCGCCCCAGGACACGGCGAGGACGATTATTTCGTGGGCTTAAAATACAGCATAGAGGTGCTAATGCCAGTCGATGAGGCAGGGTGTTTTGATGAAACACTGCGCGCGAAGGGGCTATTTAGGGCTGGTGTCGTAGATGAAATGGTCGGCATGCACATTTTCAAAGCAAATGAAAAAATAGTCGAAATTCTTGGCGATGCGGTGGTAAAAGTCGGCAAATTTACCCACTCATACCCACACTGCTGGCGCACGCACAAACCAGTAATTTACCGCGCTACAAAGCAATGGTTCATCGCTATGGATAAAGAATTTAGCGGCGGAAAAACACTGCGCCAGATCGCGCTTAGCGAAATCAAAAAGATCAAATTCTACCCAGCCACTGGCGAAAATCGCCTTACAGCGATGATTGAAAACCGCCCTGATTGGTGCATTTCAAGACAGAGAGATTGGGGTGTGCCGATTGCGTTTTTCCGCGATCGTGGCACAAAAGAGCCGATTTTCGATGAAAAAATAATGGATCATTTATACGAAATTTTCAAAGCCAAAGGTGCTGATGCGTGGTGGGATAGCGAAATTTGCGATCTTTTACCACAAGGCTCTGGCTACAACCCTGAAAATTTAGAGAAAGTTACCGATATTTTAGATGTTTGGTTCGATAGTGGATCGACTTGGAACGCTGTGCTAAAAAGCGGCGAATACGACGCAGGCGCGTTTCCAGCCGATATGTATTTAGAGGGCTCAGACCAGCACAGAGGCTGGTTTCAAAGCTCGCTTTTGCTAAGTTGCGCTGTAAATGAGTTCGCTCCGTATAAAAGCGTCTTAACTCACGGCTTCACCGTCGATGAGAAGGGTCAAAAAATGAGCAAATCCGTAGGCAACATCGTCCTTCCACAAAAAGTCGCCAAAGAATACGGCGTGGAGATTATGAGATTATGGGTTGCGCTAAGCGATTACTCCACAGATTTGAAAATCAGCGAAAATATCCTAAAACAAGTCAGCGAGCAATACCGCAAAATTCGCAATACAATTCGCTTTTTGCTAGCAAATGTTAGCGACTTAGAAGAGCTTGAAACCTCAAATTTCACAACCCTTGATAAGTGGATTTTAACCCGCGCAGTAAGGACTTTTGGCGCGGTTGAAGATAGTTTTAGAGAGTATGATTTCTCAAAAGGATTTAACCAACTTCTAAATTTCCTAAGCGCAGATTTAAGCGGAATCTACCTAGACATCATCAAAGACCGCCTTTACTGCGACCATATCGACGAACCAAGACGCAGAAGCGCGCAAAGTGCGCTAGTGCTAATTACCAGAGCGCTGCTGCCTCTGATTGCGCCTACGCTAACTTACACAATCGATGAAGTAATGCAATACGCGCCAAGTATCGTTAAAAACGGCAAAGAAGACGCTTTTGATTTGATTTATGCGCCGATTGAATTTAGCGATTTTGTCGAATATGATGAAATTTTAGAGCAATCAAGAGAGAAATTTTTCGAAATCATCGACGCGCTCAAAAAAGACAAAATCATCAAATCAACCCTAGAACTCGCTTTGCAAACTAGCTCAAATGAAATTTTATCTTACGATATTTTGGGCGTGAGTGATTGGTTTATGGTAAGCGATGTAACCTCGCTAGATGGCAACAGCGATAATGCTTTGGCAGAATTTCGCATAGGTGATGAAATTTTCCGCCTTGTAAAATCTGATAAATTTAAATGCCCAAGATGCTGGAAATTTAGCGCAAAAGAGCAAGATTGCCTATGCCCAAGGTGTGCAAAGGTGCTAAATGCTTAG
- the guaB gene encoding IMP dehydrogenase, giving the protein MKILKKALTFEDVLLVPQYSEILPKDVDLKTKFTKNITLNTPLVSAAMDTVTEYRTAIMMARLGGIGVIHKNMDIESQAKMVKRVKKSESGVIIDPIFIKATASVQDALNLMAEYHISGIPVVDDEHKLIGILTNRDLRFESDTSARVGDKMTKMPLITLKKGSTLDDAEKVFRSTKVEKLPIVDENNHLEGLVTIKDIKKRIEYPLANKDAYGRLRVAAAIGVGQIDRAKALVEAGVDAIVMDSAHGHTKGIINTLKELKKQLNVDVVVGNVANPEAIKDIAEAGADAIKVGIGPGSICTTRIVAGVGVPQFTAIVDCANEAAKFGVPIIADGGIKYSGEIAKALAAGASSVMMGSVLAGCYETPGELITFQGRQYKTYRGMGSIGAMQKGSSDRYFQEGTAKEKLVPEGIEGRVPYAGMLKDVIFQLVGGLRSAMGYCGSKDIPTLQEKAEFVEITSAGLKESHVHDVIITQEAPNYRVNQ; this is encoded by the coding sequence ATGAAAATTTTGAAAAAAGCTTTGACATTTGAAGATGTTTTGTTGGTGCCACAATACTCTGAAATTTTACCAAAAGATGTAGATTTAAAGACAAAATTTACCAAAAATATCACTCTAAATACGCCACTTGTGAGTGCTGCTATGGATACGGTTACCGAGTATCGCACAGCTATCATGATGGCTAGACTTGGTGGGATTGGCGTAATCCACAAAAACATGGATATCGAAAGCCAAGCCAAAATGGTTAAAAGAGTGAAAAAAAGCGAAAGTGGCGTCATCATCGATCCGATTTTTATCAAAGCCACAGCCAGCGTGCAAGATGCGCTAAATTTGATGGCTGAATACCACATTAGCGGAATTCCAGTCGTCGATGACGAACATAAATTAATCGGAATTTTAACTAACCGCGATTTGAGATTTGAAAGCGATACCTCAGCGCGCGTTGGCGATAAAATGACTAAAATGCCACTAATCACGCTCAAAAAGGGCTCGACGCTAGATGACGCTGAGAAAGTTTTCCGCAGCACCAAGGTAGAAAAACTTCCGATTGTTGATGAAAACAACCATTTGGAGGGATTAGTTACCATTAAAGATATCAAAAAACGCATCGAATACCCTCTTGCAAACAAAGACGCTTATGGCAGACTTCGCGTAGCAGCCGCCATTGGCGTAGGTCAGATTGATCGTGCAAAAGCCCTTGTCGAAGCAGGCGTAGATGCGATTGTAATGGATTCTGCTCACGGACATACCAAAGGCATCATAAACACCCTAAAAGAGCTTAAAAAACAGCTAAATGTCGATGTCGTAGTAGGAAATGTAGCAAACCCAGAGGCTATCAAAGATATCGCCGAAGCTGGCGCAGACGCGATAAAAGTCGGTATCGGACCGGGCTCAATCTGCACCACTAGAATCGTCGCAGGTGTGGGCGTGCCACAATTTACTGCAATTGTAGATTGCGCAAACGAAGCGGCTAAATTTGGCGTTCCAATCATCGCAGACGGCGGTATCAAATACTCAGGCGAAATCGCCAAAGCCCTAGCAGCGGGCGCTAGCTCAGTAATGATGGGAAGCGTGCTAGCTGGGTGCTACGAAACTCCTGGCGAGCTAATCACCTTCCAAGGTCGCCAGTATAAGACATACCGTGGTATGGGCTCAATCGGCGCTATGCAAAAAGGAAGCTCAGATAGATATTTCCAAGAAGGCACCGCCAAAGAAAAACTCGTCCCAGAAGGCATCGAAGGACGCGTCCCTTATGCTGGTATGCTAAAAGATGTAATCTTCCAGCTAGTAGGCGGTCTAAGAAGCGCTATGGGATATTGCGGAAGCAAGGATATCCCTACCTTGCAAGAAAAAGCTGAATTTGTCGAAATCACAAGCGCAGGACTTAAAGAGAGCCATGTCCATGATGTCATCATCACACAAGAAGCTCCAAACTACCGAGTTAATCAGTGA
- the ribD gene encoding bifunctional diaminohydroxyphosphoribosylaminopyrimidine deaminase/5-amino-6-(5-phosphoribosylamino)uracil reductase RibD has translation MTNEFYMNLAVKEAWNYQILTFPNPAVGCVVADTHGKILSINSHKKAGFLHAEANAAFVALCEISDEFLNKFLQIYESEFGLNLSEICKNPQNLIYGDFFEISDAVSAKSHFANQILEFKDLNANFVYEFITQNHGNLLKNATAFVTLEPCAHIGKTPSCANLLKNLGFKKVVIGVADLSEKASGGGEILAQSGVEVEFGVLKDECGALLKPFLQWQNGGNFNFFKLAFSANGVITGEISNLKSRTFSHYLRSVCDSLMIGGATVRTDRPKLDTRLIANGKNPDIFIYSRQSEFDKTIPLFGVEGRKVAITNDLQTALNSGLVMIEGGQNLLNSIADKVNLFLFFRSNELKTGENFKSDLKFKPLFTAKFGSDEYGWYELEIQEKKEKNEQY, from the coding sequence ATGACTAACGAATTTTATATGAATTTGGCTGTTAAGGAAGCGTGGAATTATCAAATTTTAACCTTTCCAAATCCTGCTGTGGGGTGCGTGGTCGCTGATACGCACGGCAAAATTTTAAGTATAAATTCTCATAAAAAGGCAGGTTTCTTACACGCCGAAGCAAATGCCGCTTTTGTTGCACTTTGTGAGATAAGCGATGAATTTTTAAATAAATTTTTGCAAATTTATGAAAGCGAATTTGGTCTGAATTTGAGCGAAATTTGCAAAAATCCGCAAAATTTAATTTACGGCGATTTTTTTGAAATTTCAGACGCTGTATCCGCAAAATCGCACTTTGCAAATCAAATTTTGGAATTCAAAGATTTAAACGCAAATTTCGTTTATGAATTTATCACGCAAAATCATGGCAATTTACTTAAAAATGCAACTGCTTTTGTTACGCTCGAACCCTGCGCCCATATCGGCAAAACGCCATCATGCGCGAATTTACTTAAAAATTTAGGCTTTAAAAAAGTCGTAATCGGCGTGGCGGATTTAAGCGAAAAAGCTAGTGGCGGCGGCGAAATCTTAGCGCAAAGTGGCGTGGAAGTGGAATTTGGCGTTTTAAAAGACGAGTGTGGCGCGCTTTTGAAGCCGTTTTTGCAGTGGCAAAATGGCGGAAATTTTAACTTTTTTAAACTCGCATTTTCTGCAAACGGCGTGATTACGGGCGAAATTTCAAATTTAAAATCTCGCACATTTTCGCACTATTTAAGAAGCGTTTGCGATAGCTTGATGATCGGCGGCGCTACCGTGCGCACAGATCGCCCGAAGCTCGATACTAGGCTGATTGCGAACGGAAAAAATCCAGATATTTTTATCTATTCTAGGCAAAGCGAATTTGACAAAACTATCCCGCTTTTTGGCGTTGAGGGCCGCAAAGTAGCTATCACAAATGATTTGCAAACTGCTTTAAATTCGGGCTTAGTGATGATAGAAGGCGGGCAAAATTTGCTAAATTCAATCGCCGATAAAGTAAATTTATTTCTATTTTTCCGCTCAAACGAGCTTAAAACTGGCGAAAATTTCAAAAGCGATTTGAAATTTAAGCCACTTTTCACAGCCAAATTCGGTAGCGACGAATACGGCTGGTATGAGTTAGAAATCCAAGAAAAAAAAGAAAAAAATGAACAATATTGA
- a CDS encoding HesA/MoeB/ThiF family protein, producing MKFFHRQIQLWGEDTQNALAQKSVLIIGSGGLGSSFAYALGASGIGRIDIVDFDTVSLHNIHRQILFSLSDEGRYKADIFKERVQARYDGVRVNTHKMKADEFFASCADKFDLILDATDNLATRAQIDKFAKQTATPWVFSSVDSFQVQVCFIEKSDFKFFPNLGATPAGIAAPIVMFAASFAANLALRYLANLEVKKDTLYYLNFFSGEFETKKIALV from the coding sequence GTGAAATTTTTCCACAGACAAATCCAGCTTTGGGGCGAGGATACCCAAAACGCCCTAGCGCAAAAATCCGTCCTAATCATCGGCTCTGGCGGGCTTGGAAGCTCATTTGCGTATGCGCTAGGAGCCAGCGGAATCGGGCGGATTGACATTGTCGATTTCGACACAGTGTCGCTTCATAATATCCACAGGCAGATTTTATTTTCGCTAAGCGATGAGGGACGATACAAGGCTGATATTTTCAAAGAGCGCGTGCAGGCTCGATACGATGGAGTGCGTGTGAATACGCACAAAATGAAAGCTGATGAATTTTTTGCTAGTTGCGCGGATAAATTTGACCTGATTTTAGATGCGACTGACAATCTCGCCACTCGCGCGCAAATTGATAAGTTTGCCAAGCAAACTGCCACGCCATGGGTGTTTAGCTCGGTCGATAGCTTTCAGGTGCAAGTCTGCTTCATCGAAAAAAGCGATTTTAAATTTTTCCCAAATTTGGGCGCCACGCCAGCTGGAATTGCTGCGCCGATTGTGATGTTTGCAGCAAGTTTTGCGGCAAATTTAGCACTTCGTTATTTAGCAAATTTGGAAGTTAAAAAAGATACGCTTTATTATCTAAATTTTTTCTCGGGCGAATTTGAAACCAAAAAAATCGCTCTTGTTTAA
- the metX gene encoding homoserine O-acetyltransferase MetX: MKIQTKTHYFDEPLYLESGRVFSKFHLAYETYGELNSDKSNVIVITHALTGSAHAAGRYENESKAGWWDSLIGDGKAVDTSKFFVICINILSSPFGSTCPLDIDDSTGKEYRTRFPVLVISDVVKAQVRLLSELGISRVKAVIGGSLGGMQALCYAIEYPNFAENIFALATTYATQPWAIAFNKIAISAIKSDPNFKGGYYDKDEIAKSGLNGMAVGRMAGHISFLSPASMNEKFGRNYVETDGLYELDGRFQVDRYLDYNGVNFSHRFDPLCYLYIAKMMNLFDCTRHYGSLKNAMAQIRAKLFLISFSGDILFPPNLMEEMYKCMIDLGAKERVFYTQIDSDYGHDAFLVEVEKFDYIIKRVLDAR, translated from the coding sequence GTGAAAATCCAAACCAAAACCCACTATTTTGACGAACCGCTCTATTTAGAGAGCGGTCGTGTTTTTTCTAAATTTCACCTAGCTTACGAAACTTACGGCGAGCTAAATTCTGATAAATCAAATGTCATTGTCATCACACACGCTCTAACCGGTAGCGCACACGCTGCTGGCAGATACGAAAATGAAAGCAAGGCTGGCTGGTGGGACAGCCTAATCGGCGATGGCAAGGCAGTGGATACGAGCAAATTTTTCGTCATCTGCATAAATATCCTCTCATCGCCCTTTGGCTCGACCTGCCCGCTAGATATCGATGATAGCACCGGCAAGGAGTATCGCACACGCTTTCCCGTGCTTGTCATCTCAGATGTCGTAAAGGCGCAGGTTAGATTGCTAAGCGAGCTTGGGATTTCGCGCGTAAAAGCCGTAATTGGCGGGAGTTTAGGCGGTATGCAGGCTCTGTGCTACGCAATCGAATACCCAAATTTCGCCGAAAATATTTTCGCGCTAGCTACCACTTATGCGACGCAACCTTGGGCGATTGCATTTAATAAAATCGCGATTAGCGCGATTAAAAGCGATCCAAATTTCAAAGGCGGGTATTATGACAAAGATGAAATCGCCAAATCCGGCCTAAACGGTATGGCAGTAGGTCGCATGGCTGGGCATATTAGCTTTTTAAGCCCTGCTTCGATGAACGAAAAATTTGGGCGAAATTATGTAGAAACCGACGGACTTTACGAGCTTGACGGCAGGTTTCAAGTAGATCGCTACCTAGACTACAATGGGGTAAATTTCTCTCATCGCTTCGATCCGCTATGCTACCTTTATATCGCAAAAATGATGAATCTTTTCGATTGCACGAGGCATTATGGCTCGCTAAAAAACGCCATGGCGCAAATTCGCGCGAAACTATTTTTGATTTCGTTTTCTGGCGATATTTTGTTTCCGCCAAATTTAATGGAGGAAATGTATAAATGCATGATTGATCTTGGCGCGAAAGAGCGCGTGTTTTACACGCAAATCGACAGCGATTACGGACACGACGCATTTTTGGTCGAGGTGGAAAAATTTGACTATATCATTAAAAGGGTTTTAGATGCAAGATAA
- the gatA gene encoding Asp-tRNA(Asn)/Glu-tRNA(Gln) amidotransferase subunit GatA, with translation MISLKEALKLSPSEILALRADLKSQIIANKNLGAYVEQLTGEELNESGAGVPIAIKDNIQVKGWSVTAGSKILQGYIAPYDATVIKKLKEANLAPFGRTNMDEFAMGSTTESSYYGKTLNPLDHTRVPGGSSGGSAAAVGAGLAIAALGSDTGGSIRQPAAFCGCVGFKPSYGRVSRYGLGAYSSSLDQIGPITGNVEDAAILYDIIAGHDTMDSTSYAGEFISTADKLNSERKLTIAVIENYLNEASDEIKTALNLAIEKLKSFGHKIIYKNLLNSKYDIATYYIIATAEASANLSRYDGVRYGNRAKASNLNELYANTRGEGFGDEVKRRMLLGTFVLSSGYYDAYYIKAQKARAFIKAEYEEILKEADLIFMPIAPDVAYKFGELNDPLKAYLSDIYTIGVNLAGLPAISVPVARNSQNLNISAQLIGRAYDEQTVLDGGLNLETIVRG, from the coding sequence ATGATAAGTTTAAAAGAGGCTTTGAAACTGAGCCCTAGCGAAATTTTGGCACTTCGCGCAGATTTAAAAAGCCAAATCATAGCCAATAAAAACCTTGGCGCGTATGTCGAACAACTCACGGGCGAGGAATTAAACGAAAGTGGCGCAGGTGTGCCAATCGCGATTAAAGATAATATTCAAGTCAAAGGTTGGAGCGTAACGGCAGGTTCTAAAATCCTGCAAGGCTACATTGCGCCTTATGACGCAACCGTAATCAAAAAGCTAAAAGAGGCAAATTTAGCTCCATTTGGTCGCACCAATATGGACGAATTCGCCATGGGAAGCACGACAGAGAGTTCGTATTATGGCAAAACTCTAAATCCACTCGATCACACTCGCGTCCCAGGCGGAAGCAGTGGCGGAAGTGCCGCTGCTGTGGGAGCTGGACTTGCAATCGCAGCCCTTGGTAGCGATACTGGTGGCTCTATTCGCCAGCCTGCTGCGTTTTGTGGTTGCGTGGGATTTAAGCCAAGCTATGGCAGGGTTAGCCGTTACGGCCTTGGGGCGTATTCATCTAGCCTAGATCAAATCGGACCGATTACAGGAAATGTCGAGGACGCGGCGATTTTATACGATATCATCGCTGGACACGACACTATGGATAGCACGAGCTACGCTGGCGAGTTTATCAGCACGGCTGATAAATTAAATAGCGAGCGCAAACTTACAATCGCAGTCATCGAAAACTACCTAAACGAGGCTAGCGACGAGATAAAAACTGCGCTAAATTTGGCAATCGAGAAGTTAAAAAGCTTCGGACACAAGATAATTTATAAAAATTTGCTAAATTCCAAATACGACATTGCGACTTACTATATCATCGCCACAGCCGAAGCTAGCGCAAATTTAAGCCGATATGACGGCGTGCGATACGGAAACCGCGCAAAGGCGTCAAATTTAAACGAACTTTACGCAAACACCCGTGGCGAGGGATTTGGCGACGAGGTCAAACGCAGAATGCTTCTAGGAACATTTGTGCTAAGTAGCGGTTACTACGACGCCTACTACATAAAAGCGCAAAAAGCCAGAGCCTTTATCAAGGCTGAATATGAGGAAATTTTGAAAGAGGCTGATTTGATTTTTATGCCGATTGCGCCTGATGTGGCGTATAAATTTGGCGAGTTAAACGACCCGCTAAAAGCTTATCTTAGCGATATTTACACAATCGGCGTAAATTTAGCAGGACTTCCAGCGATTTCCGTGCCAGTAGCTAGAAATTCACAAAATTTAAATATCAGCGCACAACTAATAGGACGCGCTTATGACGAACAAACGGTGCTTGATGGCGGGTTAAATTTAGAAACAATCGTAAGGGGTTAA
- a CDS encoding carbon-nitrogen hydrolase family protein, with amino-acid sequence MIKICALQLATLSMSENRIDYYMKIAHDNGAKIVVLGEYTLNSFFTELKHMPSSITQKQSEHKMELMQNLAKKYDLNIIAPIIRQSSSEAGEIAWIKSCAHFSPSGVKFYDQTMLINYSHWNEDEFFLNAKIHENGKFEPLIFEVGEAKFGVCFGFEAHFDMVWQRFDHESVDCVLIPTASTFESNLRWAELLKMRAFTHSAYIVRTNRIGEAKFGDMDFKFYGGSFLANPYGEIINELRDEEGALMCEIDPAIVREATEFWGFKANLKNKGFA; translated from the coding sequence ATGATTAAAATCTGCGCTCTACAACTCGCCACGCTTTCGATGAGCGAAAATCGCATTGATTATTATATGAAAATAGCCCACGACAATGGCGCAAAAATCGTGGTTTTGGGCGAATACACGCTCAATTCGTTTTTTACCGAGCTAAAACACATGCCAAGCTCAATCACGCAAAAACAAAGCGAACACAAAATGGAGCTAATGCAAAATTTAGCCAAAAAATACGACCTAAACATCATCGCGCCCATAATTCGCCAAAGCAGTAGCGAGGCTGGCGAAATCGCATGGATCAAATCCTGCGCGCATTTTAGCCCCTCTGGCGTGAAATTTTACGATCAAACTATGCTGATAAACTACTCGCACTGGAACGAGGACGAGTTTTTCCTAAACGCCAAAATTCACGAAAACGGCAAATTTGAGCCACTGATTTTCGAGGTTGGTGAGGCGAAATTTGGCGTTTGTTTTGGGTTTGAAGCGCATTTTGATATGGTGTGGCAGCGCTTCGACCACGAAAGCGTAGATTGCGTGCTAATCCCCACAGCTTCGACATTTGAGTCAAATTTGCGCTGGGCAGAACTGCTTAAAATGCGAGCTTTCACGCACTCGGCGTATATCGTGCGCACAAACCGCATAGGCGAGGCAAAATTCGGCGATATGGACTTTAAATTTTATGGTGGCAGTTTCCTAGCGAATCCTTACGGCGAGATTATCAACGAATTGCGTGACGAAGAGGGCGCACTAATGTGCGAAATAGACCCAGCAATCGTGCGCGAAGCTACGGAATTTTGGGGCTTTAAGGCAAATTTGAAAAACAAAGGCTTTGCGTGA
- the xseB gene encoding exodeoxyribonuclease VII small subunit, translating into MQDNFEEKMKKIGELLESLNDKDITLDRSVELYKSGICLLKEAKEILENAKLEITQINEGAQND; encoded by the coding sequence ATGCAAGATAATTTCGAAGAAAAAATGAAAAAAATAGGCGAGCTATTAGAGAGCTTAAACGACAAAGACATCACGCTAGATCGCTCCGTAGAGCTGTATAAAAGCGGAATTTGCCTGCTAAAAGAGGCGAAGGAAATTTTAGAAAACGCCAAGCTTGAAATCACGCAAATAAACGAAGGTGCGCAAAATGATTAA
- a CDS encoding adenylate kinase, which produces MVILITGASHTGKTLLAQKMVEIYKFSSFSIDHLKMGLIRSKNTNLTPNDDEALTPYLWQIVREIIKTAIENGQNLIIEGCYVPFSWRSDFSEKYLRQIRFIALAMSDKFIDENFDKIKKHSRDIENRLNDTTCTKENLKADNQNFINGFAKNGEKIVLIDDDYEKTISKL; this is translated from the coding sequence ATGGTTATACTCATAACGGGCGCTTCGCATACTGGCAAAACGCTTTTAGCACAAAAAATGGTTGAAATTTATAAATTTTCGTCTTTTTCAATCGATCACCTAAAAATGGGGCTAATTCGCTCAAAAAATACAAATCTTACCCCAAATGACGATGAAGCACTAACGCCCTATCTATGGCAAATCGTGCGTGAAATAATCAAAACTGCGATTGAAAACGGGCAAAATTTAATCATCGAAGGTTGTTATGTGCCGTTTTCTTGGCGGAGCGATTTTAGCGAAAAATATTTGCGCCAAATTCGTTTTATAGCCCTAGCGATGAGCGATAAATTTATCGATGAAAATTTTGATAAAATCAAAAAACATAGCCGTGATATAGAAAATAGGCTTAATGATACGACCTGCACAAAAGAAAATTTAAAAGCGGATAATCAAAATTTTATAAATGGCTTTGCCAAAAACGGCGAGAAAATCGTTTTGATTGATGATGATTATGAAAAAACTATAAGTAAGCTTTAA
- a CDS encoding tetratricopeptide repeat protein: MKVLLISLVGWIIFIGALYITFVYGIDNFEAKLCDYGKTKSCHNAGYWSHVGSEEPKIHINLDRAFRYYTKACDKKIPQSCHNLGILYSDKNDFENSMKYFKKGCELKFIPSCYQAMNKILEVQPKNPLQIKQGLEFGAKICDLNRDFCDKSKQDKIMKNMNLKIQKSLK, encoded by the coding sequence ATGAAAGTTTTGCTAATTAGCCTAGTTGGATGGATAATTTTTATAGGTGCTCTTTACATAACTTTTGTTTATGGAATTGATAATTTTGAAGCCAAACTTTGTGATTATGGCAAAACTAAAAGTTGTCATAATGCTGGATATTGGTCTCATGTAGGAAGCGAAGAGCCAAAAATACATATAAATTTAGATAGAGCCTTTCGATACTATACAAAAGCTTGTGATAAAAAAATACCGCAAAGTTGCCACAATCTAGGAATTTTATATAGTGATAAAAATGATTTTGAAAATTCGATGAAATATTTTAAAAAAGGTTGTGAGTTAAAATTTATTCCAAGTTGCTATCAAGCGATGAATAAAATTTTAGAAGTCCAGCCAAAAAATCCTTTGCAAATCAAACAAGGGCTTGAATTTGGTGCAAAAATTTGCGATTTAAACAGAGATTTTTGCGACAAATCAAAACAAGATAAAATTATGAAAAATATGAATTTAAAAATTCAAAAGAGTTTAAAATGA